A single Aspergillus chevalieri M1 DNA, chromosome 3, nearly complete sequence DNA region contains:
- a CDS encoding GMC family oxidoreductase (CAZy:AA3;~COG:E;~EggNog:ENOG410PHJ8;~InterPro:IPR012132,IPR000172,IPR036188;~PFAM:PF00732;~go_function: GO:0016614 - oxidoreductase activity, acting on CH-OH group of donors [Evidence IEA];~go_function: GO:0050660 - flavin adenine dinucleotide binding [Evidence IEA];~go_process: GO:0055114 - oxidation-reduction process [Evidence IEA]) — MDLSSELEYYDYIICGGGTSGCVVAGRLAENPNVKILLVEAGQHNKDLENVHMVGGWSNNFDSETDWNIITPPMKGVDNRQVKLSRGKFLGGCSGCNGTLCIRGSKQDFDDWGLEGWSGEEFFGYMRKAETFHPKPWFDANEQAHGYNGPLHTEPHDLAPISQLIMASFISEGLPHVPDMFSTGETPHGCGHAPRSVYNGLRTTSADFVTNGYTRKNITVVTGSTVDHVLVEPDTRTGELVARGVLVQGTLNGDVRAYHAKREVVICGGAYCSPAILLRSGIGPRAELQKHDIPCVVDSPGVGQNLMDHPIVFIFYETAHPNLTTDHLVYHDNAFETTYNLWKTNKSGFLSTFPFGAFAYARLDDRLANEPLATKSK; from the exons ATGGATCTATCCAGTGAGCTCGAATATTATGACTATATTATCTGCGG AGGAGGAACGTCAGGATGCGTCGTGGCCGGCCGACTAGCAGAAAATCCCAACGTCAAGATTCTCCTTGTCGAAGCCGGACAGCACAATAAAGACCTCGAAAATGTCCATATGGTGGGCGG CTGGTCCAACAACTTCGACTCCGAAACAGACTGGAACATCATCACACCCCCGATGAAAGGCGTCGATAACCGTCAAGTCAAGCTCAGCAGAGGCAAGTTCCTGGGCGGTTGTAGCGGGTGCAATGGCACGCTCTGCATCCGGGGGAGCAAGCAGGACTTCGACGATTGGGGGTTGGAGGGGTGGAGTGGGGAGGAGTTCTTTGGCTACATGAGGAAG GCAGAAACCTTCCACCCAAAACCCTGGTTCGACGCCAACGAACAAGCCCACGGCTACAATGGCCCTCTCCACACCGAACCGCACGATCTCGCACCTATCTCGCAGCTCATAATGGCCTCCTTTATCTCCGAAGGCTTACCCCATGTCCCAGATATGTTCTCTACAGGCGAGACACCGCACGGATGCGGCCATGCCCCGCGGTCAGTGTACAATGGTCTACGGACGACGAGCGCCGATTTCGTTACGAACGGGTATACGCGCAAGAACATCACCGTCGTGACGGGGAGTACAGTGGACCATGTGCTCGTTGAGCCGGATACCCGGACAGGAGAGCTAGTGGCGCGCGGTGTTCTCGTTCAGGGTACGCTTAACGGTGATGTGAGAGCATACCACGCAAAGAGGGAGGTTGTTATCTGCGGAGGCGCATACTGCAGCCCTGCTATCCTCCTGCGCTCTGGAATCGGACCAAGAGCTGAACTGCAGAAACACGATATTCCATGCGTGGTGGATTCGCCTGGTGTAGGCCAGAATCTCATGGATCATCCT ATCGTATTCATATTCTACGAAACCGCCCACCCAAACCTAACAACCGACCACCTGGTTTACCACGACAACGCCTTCGAAACCACCTACAACCTCTGGAAAACAAATAAATCCGGCTTTCTCTCCACCTTCCCTTTCGGCGCCTTCGCCTACGCGCGTCTCGACGACCGTCTCGCCAACGAGCCTCTGGCAACAAAATCAAAATAA
- a CDS encoding uncharacterized protein (COG:E;~EggNog:ENOG410PHJ8;~InterPro:IPR007867,IPR012132,IPR036188;~PFAM:PF05199;~go_function: GO:0016614 - oxidoreductase activity, acting on CH-OH group of donors [Evidence IEA];~go_function: GO:0050660 - flavin adenine dinucleotide binding [Evidence IEA];~go_process: GO:0055114 - oxidation-reduction process [Evidence IEA]) — MSLLPSKQPNIELFTTECYGGPKQYDKFPANPNTHVFSIIAELFSPHSRGSVTLSSKDGRANPVVDCNYLDHPLDMLVLSEGVRFANEIIMNGAGTKGIIKGSWPEGLGYGTPGEGFTTREDWVPYVKEHATTCYHAAGTCAMGKGDNPMAVLDNKLRVRGVANLRVADCSIMPTLHGGHTQMPAYGIGEKCADLIKETWSMNNMGQGLHAVL, encoded by the exons ATGTCCCTCCTCCCATCGAAACAACCAAACATCGAACTCTTCACGACAGAATGCTACGGTGGCCCAAAGCAATATGACAAATTCCCCGCGAATCCTAACACGCATGTCTTCTCGATTATAGCGGAGTTGTTCTCCCCGCATTCTCGCGGTAGCGTTACGCTATCTTCGAAAGATGGACGTGCAAACCCTGTCGTCGATTGTAACTACTTGGACCATCCGCTGGATATGCTGGTTTTGTCCGAGGGCGTGCGGTTTGCGAATGAGATTATTATGAATGGGGCTGGGACGAAGGGGATTATTAAGGGGTCTTGGCCGGAGGGACTGGGGTATGGGACGCCTGGGGAGGGGTTCACGACGAGGGAGGATTGGGTGCCATATGTTAAAGAACATGCTACTACTT GCTACCATGCTGCCGGGACTTGCGCTATGGGTAAGGGTGATAATCCTATGGCGGTGCTGGATAATAAGCTGCGCGTGCGTGGGGTTGCGAACCTTCGCGTGGCAGACTGCAGTATCATGCCTACTCTTCACGGAGGACACACCCAGATGCCTGCGTACGGTATCGGCGAGAAGTGCGCGGACCTGATCAAGGAAACTTGGTCAATGAACAATATGGGCCAGGGTTTGCATGCTGTGTTATAG
- a CDS encoding GMC family oxidoreductase (CAZy:AA3;~COG:E;~EggNog:ENOG410PJ5E;~InterPro:IPR012132,IPR036188,IPR000172,IPR007867;~PFAM:PF05199,PF00732;~SECRETED:SignalP(1-15);~go_function: GO:0016614 - oxidoreductase activity, acting on CH-OH group of donors [Evidence IEA];~go_function: GO:0050660 - flavin adenine dinucleotide binding [Evidence IEA];~go_process: GO:0055114 - oxidation-reduction process [Evidence IEA]) codes for MFLIYLFLLLALASAATIPPNCSSDTPTWTDAFPEELLAVPNLDAEFDYIVIGGGTAGITIASRLAEHNHRVALVEAGGIYETLAWTAKIPGADSLGVGSDPKSTSLIDWHFVTYNVSGANGRDVHYPRGKCLGGSSALNFMIYQRPTKQSMQLWADLVQDQSYAFDSVFPFFTKTVAFTPPSVKLRSCNATARYNMDAFAEHGEPLQVTYSDYAMSFSSWMERGLEAIGIHETTDFNSGSLNGSQYSTSTIRSFDQTRSSSKTAFFYGASSSQRLRNLKVYIGTLAKRIMFDSSKRATGVRVKTGLVTYTLRAKYEVILSAGAFQSPQLLMVSGVGPADTLRAHGIDVISSLPGVGQNLRDHVFFGPTYQVALETFTKLAADPLFLTEQLTKYITTRTGMLTNPVTDYIAFEKVPEALRSNFFAKTKEELEWFPDDWPELEYLSAAAYVGDFSKPFTGQPKGGPQYATILASILATTSSGNVTIKSADTKDLPEINLNWLSTETDQQLAVAAYKRIRAAFHSEAMAPIVVGDEYFPGMEHATDEQILDVIRNTVMTIYHAACTCKMGLREDSMAVLDSKARVYGVEGLRVVDASSFPILVPGHPQSTVYMLAEKIASDIVSPKCEV; via the exons ATGTTTCTAATCTACCTCTTCCTGCTGCTAGCCCTAGCATCAGCTGCCACCATCCCGCCAAACTGCTCGTCCGACACGCCCACCTGGACCGACGCCTTCCCCGAAGAACTTCTCGCCGTCCCCAATCTCGACGCCGAATTCGATTACATCGTCATCGGTGGCGGCACTGCCGGTATAACGATTGCATCTCGTCTGGCCGAGCACAACCACCGTGTGGCTCTGGTCGAGGCAGGAGGAATCTACGAGACCTTGGCTTGGACTGCGAAAATACCGGGGGCGGACAGTTTGGGTGTGGGGTCGGATCCCAAGTCGACGTCTTTGATTGATTGGCATTTCGTGACGTATAATGTTTCTGGGGCGAATGGGAGGGATGTGCATTATCCTCGGGGGAAGTGCTTAGGGGGATC GTCGGCTTTGAACTTTATGATCTATCAGAG ACCGACTAAGCAGTCGATGCAGCTCTGGGCCGATCTCGTTCAGGACCAGAGCTATGCTTTCGATAGCGTGTTCCCATTCTTTACGAAGACGGTCGCGTTTACGCCTCCAAGTGTCAAACTTCGCTCCTGCAATGCCACGGCGCGGTATAACATGGACGCTTTTGCTGAGCATGGCGAGCCTCTTCAAGTGACTTATTCCGACTACGCCATGTCGTTTTCCAGTTGGATGGAACGAGGACTTGAAGCGATTGGTATCCACGAGACAACGGACTTCAACAGTGGATCGTTAAACGGCTCCCAGTACTCGACTTCTACGATTCGGTCGTTTGATCAGACAAGAAGTAGTTCGAAGACCGCCTTCTTCTATGGGGCGTCATCTTCACAGCGCTTACGGAACCTGAAAGTATACATCGGTACCCTGGCCAAGCGGATCATGTTTGATTCTTCGAAGCGAGCAACTGGCGTGAGGGTGAAGACGGGATTAGTGACTTATACACTGCGTGCCAAGTACGAAGTTATTCTCTCAGCAGGCGCTTTCCAGTCTCCTCAGCTCTTGATGGTTTCTGGTGTCGGACCAGCCGATACCCTGCGGGCACATGGGATCGATGTCATCTCGAGTCTCCCTGGAGTTGGTCAGAACCTGCGGGACCACGTCTTCTTTGGTCCAACCTACCAAGTGGCTCTTGAGACTTTCACCAAGCTGGCTGCGGATCCTTTGTTTCTGACTGAGCAGCTGACGAAATACATCACCACTCGCACCGGGATGCTCACGAACCCAGTCACCGATTACATTGCCTTTGAGAAGGTTCCCGAAGCGCTACGGTCTAACTTTTTTGCGAAAACAAAGGAAGAGCTTGAGTGGTTTCCCGATGATTGGCCTGAGCTTGAG TACCTCTCGGCGGCTGCGTATGTCGGCGACTTTTCCAAACCCTTCACTGGGCAACCAAAGGGTGGTCCGCAGTACGCTACGATCCTGGCCAGTATTCTGGCAACGACCTCCAGTGGAAATGTCACTATCAAGTCTGCCGATACAAAGGACCTACCGGAGATCAACCTGAACTGGTTGTCGACAGAAACAGATCAGCAGCTAGCCGTTGCCGCATATAAGCGAATTCGAGCCGCATTTCACAGTGAGGCCATGGCGCCTATCGTGGTGGGAGACGAGTATTTCCCTGGCATGGAACACGCAACCGACGAACAGATCTTGGATGTTATTCGCAACACCGTAATGACTATCTATCATGCTGCTTGTACGTGTAAGATGGGACTTCGTGAGGATAGTATGGCTGTGCTTGATAGCAAAGCTCGGGTGTATGGGGTGGAAGGATTGAGAGTGGTCGATGCCAGTTCATTTCCGATCTTGGTTCCGGGGCATCCTCAGTCGACAGTTT ATATGCTTGCAGAAAAGATTGCGTCGGATATTGTATCGCCTAAGTGTGAGGTTTGA
- the ERG26_2 gene encoding C-3 sterol dehydrogenase/C-4 decarboxylase (COG:G;~EggNog:ENOG410PG64;~InterPro:IPR036291,IPR002225;~PFAM:PF04321,PF01073,PF16363,PF07993,PF01370;~go_function: GO:0003854 - 3-beta-hydroxy-delta5-steroid dehydrogenase activity [Evidence IEA];~go_function: GO:0016616 - oxidoreductase activity, acting on the CH-OH group of donors, NAD or NADP as acceptor [Evidence IEA];~go_process: GO:0006694 - steroid biosynthetic process [Evidence IEA];~go_process: GO:0055114 - oxidation-reduction process [Evidence IEA]), which produces MSSKHPTMELGNVLVVGGCGFLGWHIVDHLLNFPSETDPSVALPKIEGDARFDVPNLKDRYPRCLAKVHVVDLRTNNNRLPGAQYYDGDITSVESMLSVFRAVKPDVVIHTASPSMLEGNKPLLRKVNVDGTKTLVEVAGGAHGEWGGKCKAFVYTSSSSVVHDTQSDLINVDEKWPYVRGEQQLEYYSETKADAEELVLKYNQTSPSSMLTCALRPAGIYGEKDTSFTYKILEHSSKASPFVLKMQLGENNNLFDFTYVGNIAYAHLLAAYRLSATKNRYDAGQSAPLDYERIDGEAFNITNDSPVYFWDMTHAAWALTDKYVEPDQVWELPEGLLGPIGGLAETVLGLFGKTPRLTRRMVRYSCMTRYYNSDKAKLRLGYRPVVSVDEGLRRAVGYVLANEQQSSGKKDL; this is translated from the exons ATGTCGAGCAAGCACCCTACAATGGAGCTGGGCAATGTACTGGTCGTTGGAGGCTGTGGATTCCTCGGCTGGCACATTGTTGACCACCTGCTCAACTTCCCATCCGAGACCGACCCCAGCGTCGCCCTCCCCAAGATCGAAGGCGATGCCCGATTCGACGTCCCCAACCTGAAAGACCGGTATCCGCGGTGCTTAGCGAAGGTTCACGTGGTGGACCTGCGAACGAACAACAACCGTCTCCCCGGCGCGCAGTACTACGATGGCGACATCACCTCCGTCGAGTCGATGCTGTCCGTGTTCCGCGCCGTCAAGCCCGACGTGGTTATCCACACCGCTTCGCCGTCGATGTTGGAGGGAAACAAGCCGTTGTTGCGCAAGGTGAATGTGGACGGGACGAAGACGTTGGTGGAGGTTGCGGGCGGCGCGCATGGGGAGTGGGGTGGGAAGTGTAAGGCGTTTGTGTACACGAGCTCGAGTTCGGTGGTGCATGATACGCAGAGCGATTTGATCAATGTGGATGAGAAGTGGCCTTACGTTCGGGGGGAGCAGCAGTTAGAGTATTACTCGGAGACTAAG GCGGACGCAGAAGAACTCGTCCTGAAGTACAACCAGACATCTCCCTCGTCCATGTTGACCTGCGCTCTCCGTCCTGCCGGTATCTACGGAGAGAAAGATACCTCGTTCACCTACAAGATCTTGGAACACTCGTCCAAGGCGTCGCCGTTCGTCCTGAAGATGCAGCTGGGCGAGAACAACAACCTGTTCGATTTCACCTACGTCGGCAACATCGCATACGCCCACTTACTAGCCGCCTACCGCTTATCCGCCACCAAGAACCGCTACGACGCCGGCCAGAGCGCGCCGTTGGACTACGAGCGCATCGATGGCGAGGCGTTCAACATCACCAACGACTCCCCGGTCTACTTCTGGGATATGACGCATGCCGCCTGGGCATTGACCGACAAGTACGTCGAGCCAGACCAGGTGTGGGAGCTTCCTGAGGGGCTGCTGGGTCCTATTGGTGGTCTTGCGGAAACCGTCCTGGGTCTGTTTGGCAAGACACCGCGTCTGACGCGACGGATGGTTCGGTATTCGTGCATGACGCGGTACTATAATTCCGACAAAGCTAAGCTGCGCTTGGGCTATCGGCCTGTTGTCTCGGTTGATGAGGGTCTGAGACGGGCTGTTGGGTATGTGTTGGCGAATGAGCAACAGAGTAGTGGCAAGAAGGATCTGTGA
- a CDS encoding ubiquitin-conjugating enzyme E2 (COG:O;~EggNog:ENOG410QE88;~InterPro:IPR016135,IPR000608;~PFAM:PF00179): MSSNPYENEPGYELAESDGDKKDMKAYAAKIRHESIRISVIEPLECILGIKANSTINPTDEEEEKDVDEGADITDTFADLRKRRFLWYYDCYMQSIAQGECEVTRKGRFTRMPFENPGNSMDGHFDYPNLRNRINQVKDAIIAETMGWTLRGKAAQEQEAGISENLRRQYEQIVEKYKNHKNFTVDLHIVDSNPFLWQLTYFGRPMTHLDGGIFNIKIYLSPDFPEDQPRVFVESPLFHYRVAKCGILCYFPARTDDMRCHVDAIVAALEEESPYDPRTNVHPEATRMFWGSPDDRKRYNRELRRSVERSAEYAYA, translated from the exons ATGTCCTCCAATCCTTATGAGAACGAGCCTGGGTACGAATTGGCTGAATCAGATGGAGACAAAAAGGACATGAAGGCCTATGCCGCTAAG ATTCGCCACGAAAGCATCCGGATCTCTGTCATCGAGCCTCTCGAGTGCATTCTCGGTATCAAAGCGAACAGTACGATCAATCCCactgatgaagaagaggaaaaggacgTCGACGAAGGAGCCGATATCACCGATACCTTTGCAGACCTGCGTAAAAGGAGGTTCTTGTGGTATTATGATTGTTATATGCAATCCATCGCCCAAGGAGAATGCGAAGTAACGCGCAAAGGAAGATTCACGAGGATGCCATTTGAAAATCCcggaaattcaatggacgGGCACTTTGACTACCCTAATCTACGAAATCGGATCAACCAGGTCAAAGATGCCATCATCGCTGAGACCATGGGTTGGACTCTAAGAGGGAAAGCCGCTCAGGAACAAGAAGCCGGCATCTCTGAAAATTTGAGACGACAGTACGAACAGATTGTCGAAAAATACAAAAATCACAAGAACTTCACCGTGGATCTGCACATAGTCGACAGCAATCCCTTTCTTTGGCAGCTGACTTACTTTGGTCGGCCCATGACTCACTTGGATGGTGGTATCTTCAATATCAAGATCTACCTGAGCCCAGATTTCCCGGAGGATCAACCCCGTGTGTTTGTCGAATCGCCGCTGTTCCACTATCGCGTGGCCAAGTGCGGGATCCTATGTTACTTTCCTGCACGGACTGATGACATGCGGTGCCATGTCGACGCAATTGTAGCGGCCCTGGAAGAGGAGTCTCCTTATGACCCGCGAACAAACGTGCACCCGGAAGCGACCAGGATGTTCTGGGGTTCTCCAGACGATCGAAAACGATATAATCGGGAGCTCCGCCGGTCAGTCGAGAGAAGTGCAGA ATATGCTTATGCATAG
- a CDS encoding uncharacterized protein (COG:O;~EggNog:ENOG410QE88;~InterPro:IPR016135,IPR000608;~PFAM:PF00179) yields MANQSILRISREIKQLQSNIDLSLAIACDDGDLRNVRALIMGPPDTPYQFGFFEFSIIFGTDYPAGPPVVRALTTNHGQCRFNPNIYSCGKVCL; encoded by the exons ATGGCCAACCAGTCGATTCTTCGCATTTCCAGA GAGATCAAGCAACTCCAGAGCAATATAGACTTGT CTCTTGCGATAGCTTGTGACGATGGGGATCTGCGCAATGTTCGTGCTCTAATCATGGGCCCACCTGATACACCCTACCAATTCGGTTTCTTTGAG TTCTCGATTATCTTTGGCACAG ACTATCCAGCAGGCCCTCCCGTTGTTCGAGCCCTGACGACGAATCACGGGCAGTGTCGCTTCAACCCCAATATCTACTCCTGCGGCAAAGTTTGCCTGTGA